The genomic interval TATCAAATAGGAATGCCATAACATCGCATACCATTTTGGATTGGAAATAGCAGCCTACATTTATAGGAATCATATTTGATTTATGAAAAAAATCAGTACACCCAGATCAGCCGTCTTTCCTACTCCCTACTCCCCATTCCCTACTCCCTGCTTACACAACTAGATTCAGAAATCAAACCGTATTCCTATAGCTAGGAGTTTAACTAAAATTTTTACCAGGATTTTAGGTAACGTCCATACTCAAACTTTCCCTGGTTATCTCCGTTCTGAGTACTGATTGACACATCACAATTTTTATTTTTAACGCAACTCAGGACTGAATTGAGTAAACATTATTTCTCAGTCTAGCAATTTTCCCTGATGCCATCTCAGTAAGAACTATGTAAGTTTCAACTCAAATAGCTACATTAAATACACAATTTTATCGTTAACTAGCTATATAAGGTGTCAAAAAAAATTAAAGTTAAACCCAGCTTAAATCTAAACTTTTAGTTTTAGCCTTGATCCCTAGCTTGTTTGAGCTAAAAACTAGTAGGTAAATACTTTACCAATCATTTACAAATATAACAAGATTCTAAAAACATCCTGAAGTTTATTTTTCTGTTGGGATCGCTAGAACCTAGAGTAAATAATCATTTGTTGGCAATATTACGTATTTATATCTAGGAGCAAAATATAAACATATCAACCAGCCCTGAACAGCACGAAAGATGAACTCAAATGAAACCGATAAAATTTTTGACATCTGCCTGTAGATATTGTCGTCATTACAAACCAGAAGGTCGCCGTGGCGGAACTTGTCAACAGTTGGGAGCGCATGTGCAAGCCAGTTGGAAAGCTTGCGCCTTAGCGATCCCACCTTTTGCTCCTTCTTGGGAAACTTTAGAAGACTCTTGGAGTTTGCCAGATGGAACACCTGTTTTAGATGGTGTTCATTCTCTAGTTTCTGTGGCAGACAATATAACAGTTGTGCCTATAGAAGAAATAGCTAATTTAATTCCTGAAGAGACTGAGGCTAAAACAGTAAGTGCTAATTTAGCAACTATTTCTTATTAAACTCAGTTTATAGACATTAAAAAAATATTTCTCTTAAAAATTGCTAGTGCTGTAAACTTTGACATTTGGAAAAATCGCACCTGATACCAATTGTGGTATAGCTGGAGGTGCGATTTTTGCCATTTTTAAGGTAGCCAAGGGAAAGAGCGAAAATTAGGCGATCGCTTTTCTAAAAATGCTTGCTTACCTTCTGCACCTTCTTCAGTCATGTAATAAAGTAAAGTTGCATTCCCCGCCAGTTCTTGTAAACCTGCTTGTCCATCACAATCGGCGTTAAATGCAGCTTTCAGACAGCGAATGGCAATGGGGCTTTTTTGTAAAATTTCTTGCGCCCATTGAACACCTTCATTTTCTAATTCTTCTACAGGCACAATACAGTTAATTAAACCCATATCCAGGGCTTGTTGAGCATCATATTGCCGACAGAGAAACCAAATTTCTCGTGCTTTTTTCTGCCCAACACTGCGGGCGAGATAACTAGCCCCAAAACCACCATCAAAACTGCCGACTTTGGGGCCAGTTTGACCAAAAATAGCATTATCAGCTGCAATGGTGAGGTCGCAAATCAAATGTAAAACATGCCCACCACCGATCGCATATCCCGCGACTAAAGCAATTACCACTTTTGGCATCGAACGGATCAATCGCTGTAAATCCAGCACATTCAAGCGAGGAATTCCCGCATCATCAACATAACCCGCTTGTCCTCGCACACTTTGATCACCACCAGCACAAAAAGCGTACTTGCCATCAGTGTGAGGGCCAGCCCCAGTAAATAGAACTACCCCAATACTTGTATCTTCACGGGCATCACAAAAGGCATCGTAGAGTTCAAAGACTGTCTTTGGGCGGAAAGCATTGCGTTTATGGGGACGGTTGATGGTGATTTTTGCAATACCATCGGTTTTGTGATACAGGATATCTTCGTAGGTTTTGACAGATTGCCAGTTAACTTGCATGAGAATGAATTGCGCTATCGTGCTTGAGAATTTTATCGCGGACTGAGAAGCGATCGCTAAATTACTTTCAAATCAAAAGATGTACTAAGTAAGTGGACACAATTATTTAGAAGACGCATTTCGACTGCGCTCAATGCTCGATCAGCTGGCTAGAAGAGGGTTGAGTTTCGACTTCGCTCAACTCCCGCGAAGCGATGTACTTAGCCTGTCGAAGTTTGGATACTGAGCGCAGTCGAAGTTTGGATACTGAGCGCAGTCGAAGTATCCAAACCCGGTCATCTCAAATTAGGTTTAATTTAGTCCTTCTACTTATCACTGTGTAGGTAAAGGGGCAAGGGTGAAAAAGAGGCTAGTACAACAAGGCAAAAGTCAAAAGGAAAAAGAAAGAATATTGATAATACCAGCGTTTTAGCAATTTCTTCTGGTCTGTTT from Aulosira sp. FACHB-615 carries:
- the menB gene encoding 1,4-dihydroxy-2-naphthoyl-CoA synthase gives rise to the protein MQVNWQSVKTYEDILYHKTDGIAKITINRPHKRNAFRPKTVFELYDAFCDAREDTSIGVVLFTGAGPHTDGKYAFCAGGDQSVRGQAGYVDDAGIPRLNVLDLQRLIRSMPKVVIALVAGYAIGGGHVLHLICDLTIAADNAIFGQTGPKVGSFDGGFGASYLARSVGQKKAREIWFLCRQYDAQQALDMGLINCIVPVEELENEGVQWAQEILQKSPIAIRCLKAAFNADCDGQAGLQELAGNATLLYYMTEEGAEGKQAFLEKRSPNFRSFPWLP